The sequence TGTTGTGAATACTTTTgttctatttctattattagtCATATTctgacatttatttttgaccTATTTTCAAGGAAATCACTAAGAGCTGGGTatgtaatagttttaaaattgatatccATTTTACTTACACCTTTCACGGTCACGTTCTGTaatcaattgattttttaGTTACCTTtatgtacaataataatatgaatctataaaaaataagtgtttATGTACCTATCTAATTGTATACATACCTTCACAGGTAACAATTTCACACcctgtaaaaattattaaatgttctaAAATTTGCTCCTTGACGTAAATAACTTAGAAATTAATGTATGAACTTGAAATTTCGTACCTAAAACCCTAAGccgttaaataatttagtttccgagactaaaatctctgtttaaaatatgacgtcatccctttcattaacgttcacaaaacagagacagtatgttttatatattacttagTTCTACTTACTATGTTATTTGGTatccattttcttttatatttttgcgCAACCAATAGAAGATATgctttaatgattttttctttttcatttttaactatatttttatacgttttttCTATATGTATATTCTCGTAGGATAGCATTTtttcgaatatattttttaaaatatttctatttgtcTCTGGTTGTTTTGTGACAAATTCGATTTGTAACAGTTTCTTTTCATCTTGAtcgatgtaatttttattttcattagaaTCTTGGTGACTACGAGATTGTATTGCTTTagatgtattaatattttgtacttcGGTTAATTTTCCTTGTCGTGTTATGGTACCATTTTTACGTGAAATGAGTACATTTGTAGATTCTGTTGTGTTAACCAACTtgttaaacgaaaaaaaaaaattagtaatgtCATCatcacaataattttttagtcctctttcctttaTCACCCTTCTCTTATGAGGATAttatgggaagggaaagtggatttgatatACGATGGgacacataggaaggggaaattaTACTATTTCTATGCGTCTCCTACTCCGTATAttagtaggcaacgcatctgcaattgcggatgtctatgggcagcgttcGCTTGGTGAAGCGTCCATAGACACACATGCCATTTCGGCTAATTCAGGTGGCAGCTTGCTCGTTTCAcccttttataatataaaaaaagtacaatttataggttatatataattttttcggtttttttataatctatttaaatatttaatggtaaaaattttaatctttaagaTTGTGTTACCTTTTCTGTAGTCGATATAGATAcctgatatttaaattatatattattgaaatgaaatatgtattcatccgattttctattaaaatataaatttacctCGATAGTACTCCCCGTAAAATTCtgtaaaaagaatatttacaggtattaataaaagatttcattTAGTTAATTAGATTTTGTAGTGTTTACCTTACCTTTATGTATGTACTAGAATTATTTCTATCTTTTATCGTACTTGTAGTTGATGTCTGTGAAATTTAGAAAGCAGAGTCAATGTTGATGCCATAAAATTTGAGTGTATAGAGCCGAAATTTCACAGAACTGAGATAGCAACTGACTGCCAAATTACTGTTCTGATCGTATCCCACTAGTGAATGTGTGTAGGCAAAATTTGACTTATCAGTTAAACCTTCAGTTTTAAGTAAAcggttaaaaatgtatgtttaaacTATAGGTGCGTAGCGGGCTTTAATGGATTAGATTTCTAAGGAAGTGTAAGATTACGTATCACTACAGAAGTATATCGTCATTTTTCaaattctatttgaaaaaaaactaagctAAGACATGGTTTAATCTAGATATTTCGGCTATGttgccatatttaaattatattttacgtaCCGGAATATCAGCAGTGACAACGCTGATTATGGCGGCTACGAATAACGTTTTCATTTTGCCAATTTTTTGAATcaaacaattgaaatatacAGAAAGACTGATTGCGTGCTAATGCGTCGATAATCgtgacaaaatattaattactttacgtTAATTGCAATTATCGACATCTCACTTCATTTTTGTgatgtacaatttatattttctgaattattatttactagccgtcgcccgcgTCTCTGTTtgtgcggaatttaaaaaacactataagtagcctatgtattctgccaaactatgatctatatctatgccaaatttcatcaagattagttgagccgttctattaagaatccatccatccgtccgtcaaaacttttgcatttattactaagattaattttcaataagtgttaaaattatttaatagatcGTGTAAACAAGCAACATAGAGACTACTTTAAAAAACTCAAATGACAAATCGAACAAGATCATAAATCGAATCTCACTCTTCCACACGAGGTGACAATGGAACCGACTTACAACCGTTTTCACTAAATATGGCAAAGAACCTAAACCGACAAACAGGTaagtgattttatttatttacttaaagtaGATTACTAGTATTCAGTTTGTCAAATATCTTAGCGGCTTGAAACATCATACGAGTCAGCATACGAGTCGTTGAGCAGAACACAATGTCACTTGTATCAGGTGTAAAGGGACAAAGGCATTGAGCAATGCGCAGATGACCTTGAGCCGaagagatatttgaaaagatatATACTTTTACCGTTTTTGCTTATAATGTAGAACGttggtatatatttttgtgaaaattgtatgatttttgtaaaaatatggaataaatgaatttgaatttgaatttggacCTGTCCTGACCTCtttgattgttatttaaatgactCATAGCGACTTAAATGCCATCTTtaggtattaaataaaagttttcgtgtttcactaatttatttctatcacaTTGTATAAGATTTGtgacaattttataaactaagaaagcaaaaataaaaaactgataACAAATATTGCACAAATGAAATTAACTCAAACTAAATCAATTGCTAACTTTTATTAACTTCAGTTCTAGTTGGACTACCTTTGCTTTCAGAATCGTCTTGTTCTTGTGATGTAAATTCTGGTTGTTTGGAAATATTTTCTGGTACTTCTTCTTGTACAAGATTTGAATCTATTGTTGCTTCTTGAGGATTAACTTCCTCATATTCTGTAGGATATTCTTGAGCATATTGCTGATCTTCATAATTTTCCTCTTGATAGTTATCCCCTGCTGGATAATTTTCATACTGGTTGTCGTACTGTGCATTTGTTTCGTACTGTTGTGGATATTGTTCGTAATTTTCATACTGGGGCTCTACATAAGTTTGATCTAAATTCTGTTCGTTTTGGTTTAGTTTTTCTTCATACTCTTCTTGATGATATTCTGTATTAGCTTGAGTTTGTTCATAATTCTGATCGTATTGTTCATAATTTTCATCTGTGAAATTCTGATTTTCTGGTTGTTCATGTACTTCTTCAGGTTGGTCGATTTGTTCATTTGTGTTTTCAATTTCTTCGTTTGTTTGATGTTTGATAACTGGGTTTATTTGttgatgaatgtttatttcttcCTGTGCGTTTGGTTGTGCATTTTGTGCATCTTCTTTAATAATATGCTGACTGTCTTCGTTCACTCTTGTTGTTTGGTCGTTATCACTGACAAGTCTGTCCGGTTGCTGAGCCGGCTGTTGTTGGAGCGTGGTGTGTCCGGTGGAGTCATCTCCGGTATTGTTTCGTCGGGTATCGGATGTGGTATGTGGTGCAGTCCGGTTGGTTGTGGTAGTGTGCGGGGAAGGTGctggaaataataatttttatgatcgTCAAAAGTTGCAGTGTCCTATTCATAATGGTGAGTTGATGGGTAACtgttactatataaaataacgttaactttttatagtaactatacggtggcaaatgagcaagtgGTCACCTGAATACGCTATAACACAGACATCCAAatacatctatatctatatcttaaatatacagaggaggggacgcacagaaagacaATATTTCTACTTCATATTTGTCCCGTCTTCCGCGAAAGCAACGTCTTCTTTCCATCCTATTGTTACGCCATCTACATCCGCCTGCTGAGCCTGCACGTAGCAGAGCGGAGCtacaacgccatctacatCCGCCTACTCGCCAGCAAAACGGAAGTCGTCGCTGATGAATCTTTAACGCCAACGATGTCGTCACATCCCGTGAATCTACCCTATATAAGCCGTTGCACTGACACCGCAAGATCAGTTTTTATTCTGTCGTCGGAAGGTCAACATAACTTCAACTTCGGTTTACTTAACTTATGAACTCAGAACCAACCACGCTGCCGGTTGCCTGCTTATTAGATAAGTACTGATTACTGAGTCATTTCTGCctttttgacattttgtatTCGTGATGTTAGAATTACAAATCAGTTTAAACTCTAGCCGTTGATAATGATGTGTTGAACTTTGTGttgaattattgattttgtgataaaatgtaaaatcgcGTTGTGATAGACATCTTTCATTATTTCATATAGGACTTTTAATAATTCGTTTTAATACtatcatttattattcagTTGTCATTTAAAACCTTCTCTTAATAGAGATTTAATGTAAGACGTACCTTGATAATTGCTAGGTGCAGGCGTGACATTCGTTCGCAGCGAGCGACCGAGCATCTCTACTTGACGCTGCAGAGTTGCCAGTTCTTCcctgcacacacacacatgtGACAACACACACACAAATACGTGCGACACAGAACAAACATGCATTATACGATGTAGATAGATTTCTGTTTCCCTGGATTtctcataattaattttagaatttcacAGTTGgttgattaaatttttccgATATAGAGCTCTCGCTGAAAGACTGATTGTTATAATTTGGTGCTGGCTAACCATGATTAGTATCTACAACGAgatcacatttaaaattataatcactaagtatacagttttatttactactagctgtcgcccgcgactccgtccgcgcgcagttaaaaaaaaaacttaatagcggtatgaaaaatagatgttagccgattcttagacctactgaatatgctcacaaaatttcatgagaatcggtcaagccgtttcggaggagtgcgggaacgaacattgtgacacgataattttatatattagattactcGATTTGACTTCATGCATGctaaacaaaactatttaaaaaactgtACAAGCACACTAACATCTACAAAATCTATATACGTCTAAAACAATTTCTAACTACCTTTAAAAGCTTCTGTTTCTTTACCTTTAATTGATCATCATCAGAATcaacaattttatcaatagATAGGTCGCTGAAATTACTGGTCAATATACCAATATCATCTCTAGCTGAGTTTAGTTCATCATCCAATCTTCTAAATCTATTTCTATAAGTGTTAGGTGTCGAGGTATAATAAGTGTAATCTAAGTCATAAGATGATCTGCTATTCGGATAACCACTTAATGGTGTGTAACTTCTATAAGGTGGTAGTGTGGTGCAATATTTCTTATGAGAAGACCAAAGGTTTCTAAGTTTTCTCATAAGTTCCGCATTCCTGCAAAGCAAATGTGTCTTTTCTCCTCTGAAAGGTAATAAGTGTGATTACTATCTGATGAAAGTGGTGTTTTATAGTCAAAAATAAGCAATGaatttaaagcttttattgCACATAAAGCGATTGTTATCATTACCCCAGTagataatgttacaaaatgaTGTGTTAATAGTTGTGgtattttacataaacaaCTTTCAACAATAGATatagaaatacataatattaattaacaacataATTTTGAAGTTCTCGTACATTCAATCAAATTAACAACAATGAAGTATTCAACAAAAGTGGAAATCAAAAATATCTCAAAGTTTTAACAATGACTAGAATTGCACATTTACAGAGCTATCAATAAGAACcgtacttaatttaatataacataggAAAATTCTAAACATGCGAGAATTAAGACTtctataactttttaactCTTTAAAAAAGCATAACGTATGATACAAATAGCTAATCGTATACACAAAAaggatataaaacattttgtgaaatatttaaactcaAGCAACAAGCCTGTTctattcattattttcttcatCAATGTGTTTGTTTTCTTCAAGCTTTTCATTCATTCCTGTTTCCATTTTTAACACCACATCAtttgtattttcaatttctaaatCTTCAACTTTACTGCCTAAAGTCTTATCTACTTTTGATTCAACTAAATCATTTTTAGATAGATCCAATTCTTCGCCATCTTCATTTTTGTCACTATTTATCTTTGGACCATTTAGATTATTAGTGATTTTAGggcttttaacattttcatcCACTGTTTCATTGAGAACCTGAATGTTGCCATTTGTAACTaccatactaatattacttttgACAGGTTTACTAGGTGATGTAACTTCTACATGTGATTCACGTCGTTTTCTATCTCTTTTCCTAGGCTTTGGTATTAGTTTGACGCTGATATCAACTTTGATTGGCTCCTTTTTCTCACGTAAAAAGGGCTGTTGAATCATCAACggtaaattgtatattttctcGCCGTGGTAACTAGAGAGATCCTGATTGGTCGTCAATGGCCCAACTATGATAGGTTGGTTATTCGACGAATCGGACTCTTTTCCTGAGCGGTGCTTGCGACGATTCTCCGTTTCTCGTGATGTTGATCTGTCGGGTTGTGTTCTGATTGGTTCGTCTACACGGCCGCGACTCTGCGCTCTGCCTGCCACCAATAAAAACACAACACGACGTTAGGATAGACTTATTAGGGGCAATGATAACAATCAGTAATTTAACTGACAATTTCAATAgtgctaaatttaaaattgtaactatAAACCGACAAACTTATCTAACCCGGTGGACAAAAGTGACACTATAGACCTAAATGAAAATCTGAGCCGGTGGacataaatcaaactaaattataacagctCACTCTCGCCACTCTGTTAATGTCAAATAAGTGGCATAAGATCGTTGTTGTATTGTTTAAgtcatgtattttttaattatgtcacaatgttttttcttatatatgaaaatatttaattgtcacaagatccttgttGTACTTTGtctgtcatgtttttttttctttttttgtcttttctacgcctaagtaggttttacatattttctgacagaactaaccgcgatagcagcgcctctcaccGGGAGAGATATGTTTGTCGGATTTAAAATTCGAACTAATTTATTGCGCATgcttaaatttgaaaaatgtctCGTACTTGTGCCTACGATTTGCGTCGTCGAGCTTGTCTGTTAGCAAACGACATTCGCCGGTGAGTTTCTCCATCAGACTGTTTTGCGATTGAATCATGGTCTCCAACTCAGCCACGGTTTTAGCTGTGGACATTTACTTCCTATAAACTTGACGAATATCcgataataataaacttacttgtatttgataatataataaatgcttaACGTCATAACTGAACAATCTGATGAATAAACTATTGActtgaagaaattttaataagcccTTTCTATTGATAGACATGCAAGCGCAAAGCGCAAATGAAAGGGTAAAGTAtgaatgttttgatttaagtataaaattattctttaaattagtTCTTTCTCAAAACATCAACAGTTTACCCATGGAATGGATACCAACGTTACAAAATTATCGAattcaaattgaattttatatattcgaTATCAACTTCagaaactataaataataactaccATGTTTATTTTCCATGGACTCCAGCATTGTCGATAGTTCCTTCTTATTCTTCTCCGGAGATATCGGTGTCAAACTTTTCATATTTAActgtaacaataattttgtatttacatactAGATTTTCTGCCACAGCTAAcccaaataatattgttttttcttaaaataacataCGACCTAGCAcattgtgacaatcgccatcgtgGCCAGATAGGGGCGtgaaaaacatcaaaaatctCACTCTAACTTCGAGATAATCGACGATGACGATACAAAGGCGATTGTCActaatattcgtgctaggctcACAGTTACCTCCTTTTCCAGTGTTGAGATTTGTTCAGAGAGACGTAAGTTCTCACGGCGAGAATGTACCAAATCAGCATCAGCGCGGTCTAGACGCTGACGGAGTGATTGAATCTGGTTGAAGAGGAAACAGTTCATTGTTTAGTTTGATTCCTATTTGTtacaatagttttataatatcgtAGATAGAAGTAGTTCagaataaacaatgaaaataatattaaatttataggaaatattttaagaaaggttcaaaaaatataggatttaaaatatttacctcgGAATTGAGTCTATTGGTCTCGTGCTTCGCCTGTCTCTGCTGACGCTCTATAGCTAGACGTGCGTTGGCTAATTCCTCTTCAAGAGATGCTTTCTCTGCATGAGCTTGGGCCAAATCTGCTTGCAGTGTTGCTGGAAATAGAAAAATCTTGATTGATGTATCTACAAAACTGTAACCTAATATTATGTGGCTAAAACTTGGTAAGATAAATTGATTCTATGAATTTGTTGTTGATTTTAAGTTTTGTGTCATAAATTCTATTACCTTAATATAAATGAGTTTATATTTacctgttttgtttttaagttcCATTTTAAGTTCTTCTATGTTCGCGTTCTTCATTGATAGCTCTCGTTTTAGATCGCTTTCTTCACGACGCTGACGATCCAAGTCCAGCTAATCAGAAGAATGGATGATTTAAAGTTATGACCCATATTGCCATATATTGGTTTGTTGGTAAAGATAGATATCAGGAAGACCATCCGTCAAAAGTCGTCTACTTCTAGATTATGGCTAGTGCAGTAGCATTCATAGCCTGGTGATCCATCACACAGGGTATCACCCTAGTTTGGATACCATTCCCGTTACCCATAgggaaaacaataaagttttttttttattcattgaaaCCTCGTAAATTATTACACCATGTACCTGTAACTTGGCGACATTGTCATACTGCGCAGCTAGATCATGTTGGAGTTCATCAAAATGTGCATTATAGCGCTGTTCTGCTGAATTGCGCTCCTGTATCGCCCGTCTTGCTCCCTCGCCTGCCAACTCCCGTATCTTGCTTCTCTCTTTAGCTAAATCATcctgttaaaacatattttctttcatttgttcgtatttcttttgttaggaAAAGTTGCAGCTGCATTGAAAGATCTTAAGTtggacaataaaaaatatttcatttaaagtcAACTAGTTATTTATCGATCGAGTTGATCTAATATCGATCTAAAATACGAAACCCTGGTGCTCTTATGCATTGACCACTGACGGTGGGATAAAGACAGGAAGATAATTTAGGTAAGGTACCTTCAACCGTCGCACTTCAGCTTCCAAGTTGTTCCTCTCCTCTCTGAGCTGGTGTTCCACCACGTCGGACCGCTTGTAGCGACCCTCGCCGTCGCTCTCCTTCTGCTCCATGCTCGTTTTCAACTTGGCGATCTGACCTTCCAACGCTGATTTATCTCTATAACatgaacaaaataacaacTTCTACAATCTTCTTAAATTTAGCAACTGTTTAACTTTAGTTTGAGAATGTTTAt comes from Papilio machaon chromosome 27, ilPapMach1.1, whole genome shotgun sequence and encodes:
- the LOC106707477 gene encoding serologically defined colon cancer antigen 8 homolog isoform X1, producing MGSTSYNSKSKGYRVKSGSSVGSDKEMNGKLKRSKIRRPKMEYGSKRIPDYTELAYKEAVSKLRYFLSGSAPSVRSYGGSASIKNLEESDGDLDKKYSVYSGLNEYKPRPRLTTKYTTLYADSLNNYTPKVTSTPQPVPQAPPADLSGGTNPDVVNFIQKQEEYIEQLERESQYCRDELNNLLGKVKEVISENEHLHEAQKNKIISRMFHYDSETDELDDVGDSTGLDSDNKATPSKSRRAKPRTTKLEGPNIVFESRIAELEAQLTQAKIDLKKVQDENNENKRKLASGLVDSTCLDGFKRQIDNLQRDKSALEGQIAKLKTSMEQKESDGEGRYKRSDVVEHQLREERNNLEAEVRRLKDDLAKERSKIRELAGEGARRAIQERNSAEQRYNAHFDELQHDLAAQYDNVAKLQLDLDRQRREESDLKRELSMKNANIEELKMELKNKTATLQADLAQAHAEKASLEEELANARLAIERQQRQAKHETNRLNSEIQSLRQRLDRADADLVHSRRENLRLSEQISTLEKELNMKSLTPISPEKNKKELSTMLESMENKHAKTVAELETMIQSQNSLMEKLTGECRLLTDKLDDANRRHKEELATLQRQVEMLGRSLRTNVTPAPSNYQAPSPHTTTTNRTAPHTTSDTRRNNTGDDSTGHTTLQQQPAQQPDRLVSDNDQTTRVNEDSQHIIKEDAQNAQPNAQEEINIHQQINPVIKHQTNEEIENTNEQIDQPEEVHEQPENQNFTDENYEQYDQNYEQTQANTEYHQEEYEEKLNQNEQNLDQTYVEPQYENYEQYPQQYETNAQYDNQYENYPAGDNYQEENYEDQQYAQEYPTEYEEVNPQEATIDSNLVQEEVPENISKQPEFTSQEQDDSESKGSPTRTEVNKS
- the LOC106707477 gene encoding serologically defined colon cancer antigen 8 homolog isoform X2 is translated as MGSTSYNSKSKGYRVKSGSSVGSDKEMNGKLKRSKIRRPKMEYGSKRIPDYTELAYKEAVSKLRYFLSGSAPSVRSYGGSASIKNLEESDGDLDKKYSVYSGLNEYKPRPRLTTKYTTLYADSLNNYTPKVTSTPQPVPQAPPADLSGGTNPDVVNFIQKQEEYIEQLERESQYCRDELNNLLGKVKEVISENEHLHEAQKNKIISRMFHYDSETDELDDVGDSTGLDSDNKATPSKSRRAKPRTTKLEGPNIVFESRIAELEAQLTQAKIDLKKVQDENNENKRKLASGLVDSTCLDGFKRQIDNLQRDKSALEGQIAKLKTSMEQKESDGEGRYKRSDVVEHQLREERNNLEAEVRRLKDDLAKERSKIRELAGEGARRAIQERNSAEQRYNAHFDELQHDLAAQYDNVAKLQLDLDRQRREESDLKRELSMKNANIEELKMELKNKTATLQADLAQAHAEKASLEEELANARLAIERQQRQAKHETNRLNSEIQSLRQRLDRADADLVHSRRENLRLSEQISTLEKELNMKSLTPISPEKNKKELSTMLESMENKHAKTVAELETMIQSQNSLMEKLTGECRLLTDKLDDANRRHKGEKTHLLCRNAELMRKLRNLWSSHKKYCTTLPPYRSYTPLSGYPNSRSSYDLDYTYYTSTPNTYRNRFRRLDDELNSARDDIGILTSNFSDLSIDKIVDSDDDQLKGRTGNSAASSRDARSLAANECHACT